The Scleropages formosus chromosome 9, fSclFor1.1, whole genome shotgun sequence DNA segment TGCTCATGATTTAGTCTTACAGCGTTTGAAAAAGAATTAAGAACACAAGATCTTACTTTTGCAACCGTGAAACTCCTACTCCACGCCTCGCAGCCACAGTCTAAGAGCCACGTATGTTGAAAGTAGTTTTTAATATACGCTGACGTAGCTTTGCTGCACGCATGCGCGGAACAACTTTGACCCGGAGGTGATCTTTAAACCACAGGAAGCGAATGATAACCGGCGCCGTGCTTACTGCTGTTTCAATTATTGCCTTTCATACTTTAATAATAACCGATTCTGTCTAATTTTATATAGAATTAAGTACAGAACTGTTGTTCAAGATGTCTTTGAAATATAGTAGCCTTAGATATTCAAATgcaattttattattacttatattattaaattatgaatTACTTTTGTTGTACAATCATCATGTATTAAACGTTCCACACACCAATTACAGTATTGTAATAAAGCTTAAAACTTGAgataagtacaaaaataaaagagagTAAGCTGCTAGTTGTTAACTATTATTTGTCtggcacttttgtccaaggcagttTACGATATGCTATGCTACGTCTTAAAGATCTACACGTatatatagctgggcaattttttactgtattatttcagtgtaagtaccttgatcaagggtactttaAGAGGAGTGAGAGTTGAAATTCATACAAAGCAACAACTgaagccactacactaccttcTGCCCCAaacaaacaattatttatttggcaTTTAACCAACACCTCTATATAGAGCTATTTACAACTAGCAGAAGCAGAATTTTAACTTTTACCAGCTGCAAAATGTAACAGAATCCAAataacaagtggaaaaaaagtcTAGTCATTTCAGATGCTCAAATCCAAAAGAGACAGACAGTAGCATCTGTTAATCCAAGTTATAGAGCTACTTTACTGCAGCAAGCAAAACATTGCTTAAGATAGCTATTTACATGatctcttaagcaaggtattacATTGAATTGTATAAATGTAACCTTTTAagtttccttggacaaaggtgtcagctaaataaacatatGTAAATGCCGTTAAAACTGGTCAGCAGCCATCCCAGTTCGTACGCTACTGAACTGTTCGTTGCTCTAAAATATGCTGTAAAAAAGTACAATTCTTACACTAGAAAAAAGTGCATACATTTAAACACGAACAAATACATTAGTGGAAATGTCAGTGAAAGCAAAGGTTGTTTAAAGTATTTCAGTATTTAGTACAGTTTACTCTTACAGCTGgttgtgcagtggttagaagcactgcctttggattctaAGAGTGTGGGTTCAAATTCTGCCTCTaactgtactacccttgagcaaggtacttacccaaaattactcagatatataaatgggtaaataattgtaggtgtagggggtatggtggtacagtggattggaccgggtcctgctctttggttgttctggggtttgagtcctgcttggggtgccttgtggtggactggtgtccagtcctgggtgtgtcccctccccctccagccttatgccctgtgttgccgggttaggctccggctccccgcgaccccaaatgggacaagtggtttcagacaatgtgtgtgtgtgacaattgTAGGTGTCCTAGCAtggtaagttgctctggagaagcgCGTcaagtaaatgtattatttttgtgcCAGTTTGTTAGAATACACATTGATTCCAGCAGGGAAAAGCTTTGGATCCTGATGTTAGGTCATGTTAGGGCGCAAAGTGTTAAGACAACCGTAAGCATACGATTGTGCTGCGAACAACAGATTCACTGAATTTGTTAAATAAGGTCAAGGAAAGGGAGGCAGACCGCAGTGAGTTCATTAAGGCAGAGGTCATTTTGTCTGATGACATAATTTACCACAATAAACCCCAAGTGAGCAGTCTTGAGTCTGATGGCGCGACCCAATAGATTTCCAAAGTACGTTGTAATATCTGAGTTTTGTCAGGATGAGTTCTGGAGTGGTGACAAAATATTCTGACCATGACTGCTTAAATGAGACCTGTTTGAGGGCCTATTAATCAGTTATAAAGACAGGCATAGTTTTCAAACTGATTGCAAGTTATATAGAGAGCTGATCAATATGGTGGACGATGCGGTAAGCTGCCGATGCCTGTCGGCTATGCTGTAtgtaaacagctgaaaaataagGTGacttgtgtgttctgctgagtATACAGACTGGCCTTCTCCTCTACAGAGAGCTGACCGTTAAAGTGGGTGGCATTTCCAGGTAGCCCTACCAACTGGCTATACCATACACACCATTACACAGGTCAGCAGGTGATGTAGGGAttacagctgctccctttgggcTCAGAGGTTGCAGCTTCTTATGCCAGGTTGTACAcctgagccaggtacttaccctcagttacacacacacacacacacacacgcgcgcgctgaagccgcttgtcccaagcggggtcgcggcaagccggagtctaacccggcaacacagggcataaggctggagggggaagggacacccctaggacaggacaggacaccaatccattacAATCCATTGCCTCACCGGTCTGCGCATCTTGGTGCTGCTATTACACGAATGAGTTGAGTTTCACAGCGTACAAGTAACCGTGGAACTTTTATTTAGTCTATTTGGTGATTCTTGTCTATCTTGTTTCCTTTTGTCTATTTGGTGAGCAAATTCAAAACAGTATGAGTTGAAGGCAGGCTGAGCGctaaaaaaatgatattttggGCATTCAAACGGTTCTGCTTACTTAAATTATTGATTAATGTTAATTAGGTCAACTACTACAGTAGCTAGAGCTTCTAGCTctcattcatatttaatatttggaCTCACGCCTGTAGTAAAATCTTTGAAACACCACAGGGCacaaacagataaatgaaataatattttataagaAGGCacttaaaaacagtaaataatacaatatttataaaggCAGCTAGGTGGGGATGACAGACATTTGTTTCTGCAATCTGATTAAGAGCACAgattatataaaatgttaattatattCAAATGTTAATTGTTATTTGTCTACCAACAAAGAATTGAAAATAAAACGACAAACTTTAGCATGAACACTGATATACAGTTATACATGTCAAATGTGCCTGAGGAATTCGTAGTTTTTATATCTACCCTCGTTTCCTTCAGAGCCCctgtgtgtttacctgtgtaCACACGGTAAGTACAGTATGTGGACGCACTAAACTCATACATCAATTCTGTCCTGCGCATTATGTAAATTGGTTCAGGTTCGAAAGCTTCTTGGTTCAATCCCATGCAATTCCGAGCATCTGGCAGCTGAGATCCCACAGGTTCTGGGCCATTTCGTCGTCTCTGGCGGATCTCGCGCAGCTTGCAGGAGCGCAGTCGCTGCGACAAGTCGAGAAGGGGCACCACTTCAGGGACAGTTTTCTCACACGTGGCGTAGATGCTTTGCCAATGCTTTCACCCCGAGTGACTCTTCACTTCCATTCATATGaactttacacagctggatgttcTGCTGGCTCAAGTAACCGTAaggaccttgttcaaaggtGCGACGGCAGGACCCAGCCTGGGCTTTGAACGAACTAACTATGGACAAAGTTGAGTTACGACATGTCTCAGAGATACACATCTGGGACTACGATCATCTGCTCTTGACAAGTCTGCAAGGGAAACGTGGCGGCCGACGATCTGCGGTACTGTACCTGTAGTACCCTCcgctctccttctccagctctggTTCCACAGCACAGTAGATGGAGGTCTGCGCGCCCTGTACGGCTGTCTTGGTGAAAGGGCTGAAGACCTTCACGGCCAGCTGCAAGGGTGTGCTCAGGTGCCTCCACAACTCTGACTGCACCACTCCAGGGTGGAGGGAATACGCCGTCACACCCGTTCCTGATGCAGTAACAGAGCGGACACCAATTAAAGCGCTGCCACGCACAGTCTACACGGCACAGCGTGGGTCACTTGCAAACTCTACTGTGCCGACCTGTAAAAAATAAGACTTGTACAAAGTTCTAACAATGTCCgctctttcattttatttagagTTGTTTACGGTTCAGCTACTTCTACTTTCTACTGTCATATCACATTTATTCCTAATTTTTCTTCTATTTCCCACACTGCTCTTGccgcattcattttttttgctgatttcaCTTTTAGTGTATCATTTTAAGGGACGCACTGAAGAGAGATCCAGATCTAAAGCTCTTATCACGATAACATGCTTGTTTAGCTGTCTTGGATCAAGACGTAAAGCGAGACGTGCCTTCTAGCCTCTTGGCCAGCGAGCGGGTATACAGGATGTTGGCCAGCTTGCTCTGTCCATACGCTTTCTTGGCGTCGTAGCTCTTCTCGCTGTTGATGTCGTCCAAGTTGATGGCGCCCCATGTGTGAGCCGTGGACGACACGTTGACAATTCTGGCCGGGGCGGAGCGCTTTATCAGGTCCATCAGCAGGTACGTCAGCAGAAAGTGACCTACGCATTAAGAAGGTCCAAAAATGCCGCCGTCACATGACCTTATTGCAGCCTGTTTATCGTCACCCTCTGTTTCCCTGTTCCATTTTCAATACTTGGTTTACTTTGCAAGTAAAACGCACGGAAGGGGACGGAAGAAGAGCAGACACACCTCGAGTTAGACAGCAGTTCCGTTCCGGAAACCCTCACTAACTAGTTTATGCAAGTCGAAACTGACCCCGCCCTTCATCCGCTAATCACAGCCCGTAGGCTATGCATACATGTGCGTTACTGTACAGTACACAGACATATCAGCGAACATGTTTAACATGTTATTTCTGTCAGTATCTTTCATATGAAGCACATATCgaaaattaagttaaaaaacaatattttattatattattgttcGTTGTTCAATAATATATTAGTAGTGAGTAAGTCCAgttcagggtgtgtggagtaaCGCAGGTAAGCAACACaaagtttttgtcatttttactacCGAGCTTTTACGATAATTAGCATAAATCCAAGATTACATAAGTCACATATTAGGTAACCAGAAGCGTGTCTGTACGTATTTCATTTCCATGCATAACGGACAGAGTGTTGCGGAatgatatatattttcatatgcaatattttttgtattttttttctgcttgttaattttttttttattttaaatgtatttttacataaatatatgtttttttgcaaaattcatTCCCAATCGATTCCAACATATTAGGACATAACGTTTATATAAACAAAGTATATATTACTTATTATAAGTTCCCTTATTATCAGTAATGTGTTATCTATATGTATCCGGAAacgtaatatatatatatatatatcattattTATACAATAAGTAAAACTGCTATGAATACACAATAGTAcctagaaaaatataaaaagaaattatgtaTATAAATTACGGCAGGGCACAGTTCTTATGATCgatttgtttattaaaatctTGTCCCTTCACAAAGAGAAGCAGTGCCACGTTCCTTCTGAAGTACAGAATTTTTAATATCATTAAGGTACTGTGTTAAGGTTAATCAGGGTAACTTCAGCATCTTCAGTTTAACTTCTGATTAATTTTCTGCAAGGGTCAAGAACGGATCCAGCTAATTTTGGCGACAGTCTGCTATTCGCACGTGGATTCCTTCTCATCAGGACTGAATCTCAGCAGCTGACTTTGCAAAGAACACACATACCCATACCTTACCCAAATGGTTGACACCAAACTGCATCTCAAAGCCATCTGCTGTCTTCGAATATGGACACATCATGATTCCAGCATTATTAATAAGTATGTTGATCTGCTTCTCTTCTGGATAAAATATTGGAAGGCATGTATTATTGGGGATATTGTGcacttagcagaggcttttctccaagtatTGTACAAGTATTGTATTGCGCAATGTACTAAGACCaagaaagcaacacaaaaaatatttaaaaaaggaatataTTAGACAACatacaaaagagaaaacacttTTAGTAAATCACTAAACAATTCAGCtgtatcatacacacacacacacacacacacacattttcagaaccgctcagcccatacggggtcacggagcctacccggtaacacagggcgtaaggccggagggggaggggacacacccaggacgggacgccagtccgccgcaaggcaccccaagcgggacttgaaccccagacccaccggaaagcaggactgtggtccaacccactgcgccaccgcaccccctcagcactgtatcatacatttacacataatCTATTTTTTTACAGCTACACAGTAATCTTTGTTCACACTACAGGTACTTCCAAATTTACTTCCTTCCAGTGAAATTCAGTCCCATTTTTCATACTCATTTTATTGCTCCGATAGGTTATGTTCCATATTGACAAACTGAAcaggtatacagtatatgcgTGAGGAAGGCACCGGCACAACAGAATCATACGGCAGACTTACCCTTATTAATTAATTCGGCAAAGTCCCTGATCGACTTTGTGTCGGATAAATCAAGTTTCATGACAACAACATTCTGGTTTCCAGAATCCTCTGTGATTTCCTTCTTGGCTGCCTCCGCTTTCTCCGCGTCTCTGCAGGCCAGGATGAGCCGGGCGCCTGGGAAACCAATGGGAAATAGAtgagcagcaggaggtcagacACTGACCTTTGACAGATAACTGAATTCACACAGATTTCCTGGGTTTGTCCGTGGAagcaaaaacaaagttttgCCCCACAGGATCACGTGTAAATGTTGAGGGGTTTAAAAAACCATGCCGGCGGGGTGCGGTTACCACAGGCATCCATCTGACTTCATAGGTTACGTATTGCGCACGGACAGAGAAGAATGTGGAAGTCGTACGCTTGCGGTCGGCCTGATTGTTGCACAATGAACTTGTTAGTTCACAGTACTTGTGGGTGAGGAACAGCCAAAGAGGCTGAACTGCTATTTGTGCAGTAATTACAGAGTAACACAGCATACATAAACCTAGAGTAGGTCCAGTGTGACACTTTGTCTTCAAAATATCAAATTAAAGCatgattaaaaaagcaaatgagGGCATTGAAACAAGATTACTTGTTTGGATAAATACTTTTTCAGTAAATACATGGAAGAAGAatgatattaaaatgtaatctaCTGTgatacattaattaattcactTTAATGAATTTGATGCTATCCTACCAGGTTATGCTGTCAGGATTTCACATCGTATCAAACTGATTCTGAGCTAAGAATCTTTATCTTCTAGCACTTTATCATTTTttataacagaaaacaaactatTTCAGACTCACCCTTATTAATTAATTCTGCAAAGTCCCTGATCGACTTTGTGTCGGATAAATCAAGTTTCATGACAACAACATTCTGGTTTCCAGAATCCTCTGTGATTTCCTTCTTGGTGCTCCGCTTTAccagctttacagtgatttatacagcagggaattcTTACACCCATCCACTATTAATAAGcgcttgtccactgcagggcagcgGCCCAGAGCCTGTGCCAGAAACACGGGGTGTGGAGCAGGGTACCCCGTCGACCAGCTGCCAGTGAATCACTGGGAACTGCACAgtacaatattatttattgaaaacTTTTAGAGATCATTCATAGTATAAACATTATAATGTTATGTCTAATGGTGGTGGTAATTAAAGTTGTTGAATTGCAGCCTGAAAGTTTTGGCCTGCCTGAAAatgtaatggttacagctgctccctttggacccaaaggttgcaggtttgaatcccacttttggctgtagtactcttgagcaaggtacttatcctaaaatgctaaagtaaaaactacccagctctataaatgagtaaaaaattgcaagtaacttaacattttaagtcgctttggagagaagtgtcagctaaatgtgaaaCATGTTCTTCGTGGATGAATTGTGGGTGATTATTATACGTCTTACCGAGTTCTCAGACATAATGAAGAATGATGTTAAAATTGGATGGGTGGAAGacggaaacaaaaaaaatctgttatatACACTGCCTCTGATGGTTTTCACTAAATGCGTTTTACTTTTCTTGTGGGAAACAGATGAGGTTGAGAAACACGCAGGCTGGTAACACAGATCAGTCGCGTTTGGGGAGAAGTTCAACTTTTTGGAACGTGcaaaagtgtttatttctgtgaTGTATTTTGTTGGCGTCGAAGGGGCAGGCACAGTACCTCTGTGCGCCAGGTCCCTGGCCGTCTCCTTGCCGATGCCTGTGTTCGCCCCAGTGATGATCACCGTCTTGTCATCAAGCCTCGCAGCT contains these protein-coding regions:
- the LOC108935518 gene encoding retinol dehydrogenase 12 isoform X3 codes for the protein MISIRKLLGGRWSSAARLDDKTVIITGANTGIGKETARDLAHRGARLILACRDAEKAEAAKKEITEDSGNQNVVVMKLDLSDTKSIRDFAELINKGHFLLTYLLMDLIKRSAPARIVNVSSTAHTWGAINLDDINSEKSYDAKKAYGQSKLANILYTRSLAKRLEGTGVTAYSLHPGVVQSELWRHLSTPLQLAVKVFSPFTKTAVQGAQTSIYCAVEPELEKESGGYYSSFKAQAGSCRRTFEQGPYGYLSQQNIQLCKVHMNGSEESLGVKALAKHLRHV
- the LOC108935518 gene encoding retinol dehydrogenase 12 isoform X1, which encodes MISIRKLLGGRWSSAARLDDKTVIITGANTGIGKETARDLAHRGARLILACRDAEKAEAAKKEITEDSGNQNVVVMKLDLSDTKSIRDFAELINKEEKQINILINNAGIMMCPYSKTADGFEMQFGVNHLGHFLLTYLLMDLIKRSAPARIVNVSSTAHTWGAINLDDINSEKSYDAKKAYGQSKLANILYTRSLAKRLEGTGVTAYSLHPGVVQSELWRHLSTPLQLAVKVFSPFTKTAVQGAQTSIYCAVEPELEKESGGYYSSFKAQAGSCRRTFEQGPYGYLSQQNIQLCKVHMNGSEESLGVKALAKHLRHV
- the LOC108935518 gene encoding retinol dehydrogenase 12 isoform X2, whose product is MISIRKLLGGRWSSAARLDDKTVIITGANTGIGKETARDLAHRGARLILACRDAEKAEAAKKEITEDSGNQNVVVMKLDLSDTKSIRDFAELINKEEKQINILINNAGIMMCPYSKTADGFEMQFGVNHLGHFLLTYLLMDLIKRSAPARIVNVSSTAHTWGAINLDDINSEKSYDAKKAYGQSKLANILYTRSLAKRLEGTGVTAYSLHPGVVQSELWRHLSTPLQLAVKVFSPFTKTAVQGAQTSIYCAVEPELEKESGGYYSDCAPASCARSARDDEMAQNLWDLSCQMLGIAWD